In Pelmatolapia mariae isolate MD_Pm_ZW linkage group LG8, Pm_UMD_F_2, whole genome shotgun sequence, one genomic interval encodes:
- the minpp1b gene encoding multiple inositol polyphosphate phosphatase 1b, which translates to MLFGRPAHRKNRRLKVTQTRNINKARKAEAGGPRLSPRLSSPVPADMFSVFHPAGGVLLATLGLLVPRLSFASLSVPDIPHIAGYFGTKTRYEEVNPHLLRDPLSADPSVLRPPPAEHCSPFHLTAVIRHGSRYPTLKNIRRIRKLSELVRTEASKASGGSESWLQEIRNRWEAWYTEDMDGQLVMKGRDDLRQLANRLASVFPSLLSEENVRKRRVRFLTSSKHRCVSSVEAFQEGLQYRWGRHDAEPEYSHEVDDELMRFFDRCRGYVEGVENNRTALLEVEKFKHGEEMEGVRRRMADRLGLPHHRLTPDLLEAAFFLCSYELSIKNVHSPWCFLFDESDAKVLEYKSDLKQYWKRSHGHEINGLSSCPLFHHVFRTLDRAGRPRRSTEASPEPASILVGHAETLLPLLSLLGLYKDQTPPTATNYDSQHGRRFRTSRIVPYAANLLFVLYDCQRGPRLQLLVNESPVRFPGLETEDAPLYRDVRATYRHLLDGCDFHRECEGRAVGRAPNTEL; encoded by the exons ATGCTTTTTGGTCGGCCCGCACACCGGAAGAACAGGAGGTTAAAGGTCACACAAACCCGGAACATCAACAAAGCAAGAAAGGCGGAAGCAGGTGGACCCCGGCTGTCTCCCCGGCTCAGTTCTCCGGTCCCCGCCGACATGTTCTCCGTGTTTCACCCCGCTGGAGGTGTGCTGCTGGCCACTCTGGGTCTGCTCGTGCCCCGCCTGTCCTTCGCCTCCCTGTCGGTCCCGGACATCCCGCACATCGCCGGGTACTTCGGCACCAAGACCCGGTACGAGGAGGTGAACCCGCACCTGCTGCGGGACCCTCTGTCCGCGGACCCTTCGGTCCTGAGACCGCCCCCGGCCGAGCACTGCTCCCCGTTCCACCTCACCGCCGTCATCCGGCACGGCAGCCGCTACCCGACCCTCAAGAACATCCGCAGGATCCGGAAACTGAGCGAGCTGGTCCGGACCGAAGCTTCCAAGGCCTCCGGTGGATCCGAGAGCTGGCTGCAGGAGATCCGGAACCGCTGGGAGGCGTGGTACACCGAGGACATGGACG GTCAGCTGGTGATGAAGGGCCGGGATGACCTGCGTCAGCTGGCGAACCGCCTGGCGTCTGTGTTTCCATCTCTGCTGTCCGAGGAGaatgtgaggaagaggagggtgcGCTTCCTGACCAGCTCGAAGCATCGCTGCGTGAGCAGTGTGGAGGCATTTCAGGAGGGGCTGCAGTACCGCTGGGGACGCCACG ATGCCGAGCCGGAGTACAGCCACGAGGTGGACGACGAGTTGATGCGTTTCTTCGACCGTTGCCGTGGTTATGTGGAGGGTGTGGAGAACAACCGCACGGCGCTGTTGGAGGTGGAGAAGTTCAAACACGGCGAGGAGATGGAGggagtgaggaggaggatggccGACAGGCTGGGCCTTCCTCACCACCGACTCACACCAg ATCTGTTGGAGGCGGCGTTCTTCTTGTGCTCGTACGAGCTCTCCATCAAAAACGTGCACTCGCCGTGGTGCTTCCTGTTTGACGAGAGCGACGCAAAG GTGTTGGAGTACAAGTCGGACCTGAAGCAGTACTGGAAGCGCTCGCACGGCCACGAGATCAACGGCCTGTCCAGCTGCCCGCTCTTCCATCACGTCTTCAGGACGCTGGACAGAGCCGGTCGTCCTCGCAG GTCCACTGAGGCGTCCCCAGAGCCCGCCTCCATCCTGGTGGGTCACGCTGAGAcgctcctccccctcctctctctgctgGGACTCTACAAGGACCAGACTCCACCCACTGCCACCAACTACGACTCACAGCATG GTCGCCGTTTCCGGACCAGTCGCATCGTGCCATACGCCGCCAACCTGCTGTTCGTGCTGTACGACTGCCAGCGAGGCCCGCGGCTGCAGCTGCTCGTCAATGAGTCGCCAGTTCGATTCCCCGGGCTGGAGACGGAGGACGCGCCGCTGTACCGTGACGTCCGGGCAACGtaccgccacctgctggacGGCTGCGACTTCCACAGAGAGTGCGAGGGGAGGGCGGTGGGCCGAGCGCCCAACACGGAGCTCTGA